One window of Methanothermobacter tenebrarum genomic DNA carries:
- a CDS encoding tributyrin esterase, which translates to MKKELVISGDDLSTRKINKMIKEGLKDNTKKFIIENDKKLDSLVVGIREEAEFILKGEFGDFIGALNDGAHIKIIGNTGRYIGDNMTSGEIIVEGSAKDGVGFGTYNGTIVVHGDAGNGVGQLNKGGTIIIDGDIKDLAGLYMLSGDIIVTGDAGKDTGDWIIGGNIYIAGDFETGTNAKVSQLEKEDTLKLSKLFYNYGIEAQVEEFKKIHHKKLRPFYG; encoded by the coding sequence ATGAAAAAGGAATTAGTAATCTCAGGAGATGACCTATCCACCCGGAAAATCAACAAAATGATAAAAGAAGGCCTAAAAGACAACACAAAAAAATTCATAATAGAAAACGACAAAAAGCTCGACTCACTCGTCGTGGGAATCCGAGAAGAAGCAGAATTCATACTAAAAGGAGAATTCGGCGACTTCATAGGAGCGCTCAACGACGGAGCCCATATAAAAATCATCGGAAACACAGGAAGATACATAGGAGACAACATGACATCAGGCGAAATAATAGTTGAAGGATCAGCCAAAGACGGCGTCGGATTCGGAACATACAACGGCACAATAGTAGTACACGGAGACGCGGGAAACGGCGTCGGACAACTAAACAAAGGAGGAACAATAATCATAGACGGAGACATAAAAGACCTCGCAGGATTATACATGCTAAGCGGTGACATAATAGTAACAGGAGACGCTGGAAAAGACACAGGAGACTGGATAATCGGAGGCAACATCTACATCGCAGGAGACTTCGAAACAGGAACCAACGCCAAGGTAAGCCAACTAGAAAAAGAAGACACACTAAAACTCTCAAAATTATTCTATAACTATGGAATAGAAGCCCAAGTAGAAGAATTCAAAAAAATACACCACAAAAAACTCCGCCCATTCTACGGCTAA
- a CDS encoding glutamate synthase-related protein: MVQILLTDPEKCDGCNECIEACEKITGHASIFLNELEDGYHAIVCQQCVDPACARGCFRDAIRKEHGIVKIEQEACIGCKLCMLMCPIGAITYSKDGMIKCDQSCIEKPGDTPACVAACEKKCLEAVDVREVVSDIQKGFELKAATSSSSLTPSSPSSDLAAATQGLCVFCGTCEMVCPVDAIKVVDNHPEIDRKKCIMCGSCLAACPVLLPSGAGSIWDPRTIANIRYTSKAGKYVLRGFGTERRLPNFDDILIVPAQASIAPVDKYREPCNTQVTLGTRYAEEPLTLQTPVLIAGMSFGALSRESKLALAKGSTMVGSCANTGEGGMLPEERELADKLIVQYSSGRFGVSSEYLNVGDAIEVKIGQGAKPGMGGHLLAEKVSPEVAKIRGIPEGTDALSPARFLDATDKKDLAKHIELLREVTDWKVPIIVKFGPGRVYEDVRIAAEAGADIIAVDGMEGGTGAAPEVVIEHTGIPTLSALVQAVNSLKDMGLKDEIDLIITGGIRSGADVAKAMAMGADAVYIGTGAMIAMGCRACRMCYTGKCPVGVATQDPELRKRLDVDIAARKVANYIKAMTEETKMLAQLAGHDDIRQFNPDDLRALDTNTAAITGLKLINE; encoded by the coding sequence ATGGTTCAAATACTCCTAACAGACCCCGAAAAATGTGACGGATGCAACGAATGTATAGAAGCATGCGAAAAAATCACAGGCCACGCTTCAATCTTTTTAAATGAACTGGAAGACGGCTACCACGCCATCGTATGCCAACAATGCGTCGACCCAGCCTGTGCAAGAGGATGCTTCAGAGACGCCATAAGAAAAGAACACGGGATAGTTAAAATAGAACAAGAAGCATGCATAGGCTGCAAACTCTGCATGCTAATGTGTCCAATAGGCGCCATAACATACTCAAAAGACGGTATGATAAAATGCGACCAAAGTTGCATAGAAAAACCAGGTGACACACCAGCATGCGTAGCAGCATGCGAAAAAAAATGCCTAGAAGCAGTCGACGTGAGAGAAGTTGTAAGCGACATACAAAAGGGATTCGAATTAAAAGCTGCAACATCATCAAGTTCACTAACACCATCATCACCATCATCAGACCTCGCAGCAGCCACCCAAGGACTCTGCGTATTCTGCGGAACCTGCGAAATGGTATGCCCAGTAGACGCCATAAAAGTCGTGGACAACCACCCAGAAATAGACAGAAAAAAATGTATAATGTGTGGGTCATGCCTAGCAGCCTGCCCAGTACTATTACCAAGCGGCGCTGGGAGCATATGGGACCCAAGGACAATAGCAAACATAAGATACACATCCAAAGCCGGTAAATACGTCCTGAGGGGTTTCGGAACCGAAAGGAGACTGCCAAACTTCGACGACATACTAATAGTACCCGCACAAGCATCAATAGCACCAGTAGACAAATACAGAGAACCCTGTAACACCCAAGTAACCCTCGGGACAAGATACGCAGAAGAACCCCTCACACTCCAAACGCCAGTACTCATAGCAGGAATGTCATTCGGAGCACTCAGCAGAGAAAGCAAACTGGCACTGGCTAAAGGCTCAACGATGGTAGGATCCTGCGCCAACACAGGCGAAGGCGGCATGCTACCAGAAGAAAGAGAACTAGCAGACAAACTCATAGTACAATACTCATCAGGAAGATTCGGAGTCTCATCAGAATACCTAAACGTTGGAGATGCAATAGAAGTAAAGATAGGCCAAGGAGCCAAACCAGGAATGGGAGGACACCTACTAGCCGAAAAAGTAAGCCCAGAAGTCGCCAAAATCAGGGGCATACCCGAAGGTACAGACGCCCTAAGCCCTGCAAGATTTCTCGACGCAACAGACAAAAAAGACCTGGCAAAACACATAGAACTACTCAGAGAAGTCACAGACTGGAAAGTGCCCATCATAGTAAAATTCGGACCAGGAAGAGTATACGAGGATGTTAGGATAGCAGCAGAAGCCGGAGCCGATATAATAGCCGTGGATGGTATGGAAGGCGGAACCGGAGCGGCCCCAGAGGTTGTGATAGAACATACAGGTATACCAACACTCTCAGCACTGGTGCAGGCAGTGAACAGCCTCAAAGACATGGGCCTAAAGGATGAAATAGACCTAATAATAACCGGCGGCATAAGAAGTGGTGCAGACGTTGCCAAGGCAATGGCGATGGGGGCAGACGCAGTATATATTGGAACAGGTGCAATGATAGCAATGGGATGCCGAGCCTGCAGAATGTGCTACACAGGAAAATGTCCAGTTGGTGTTGCAACCCAAGACCCAGAACTGAGAAAAAGATTAGACGTCGACATAGCAGCAAGAAAAGTCGCAAATTACATAAAGGCCATGACAGAAGAAACCAAAATGCTAGCCCAACTCGCAGGACATGACGACATAAGACAATTCAACCCAGACGACCTACGCGCCCTAGACACGAACACAGCAGCAATAACCGGACTAAAACTAATAAACGAATAA
- a CDS encoding metallophosphoesterase family protein, with the protein MSIKGSLIEIGSNENLLVVTDIHGNFTDFKIYLRIWEEDHGRESPIVFTGDFIHSMGYEDGSIEILETLIAYYRRYKNFYLLLGNHEWSHITGIDVFKGGINQSLEFEMLLKEKFGDKWIEKFESYKRFFKELPFAIRTKNRVFISHAGPSKHIKGLDDIIRIKEDGYQSPAVYEMLWNRYGSYLEKDIDEFLDRVKCNAMIVGHTPVDGFQIIGNQIILSSSYSAGRKAYINLDIKKRIESAQDLIPMIEFIQY; encoded by the coding sequence ATGTCAATCAAGGGAAGTCTTATCGAAATTGGCAGCAACGAAAACCTACTGGTTGTCACTGATATCCATGGAAATTTCACAGACTTTAAAATTTACCTTAGAATATGGGAAGAGGATCATGGCAGAGAATCGCCTATCGTCTTCACCGGAGACTTCATACACTCCATGGGATACGAGGACGGGTCAATAGAAATCCTGGAAACCCTAATTGCATATTATAGGCGTTATAAGAACTTTTACCTCCTCTTGGGTAACCATGAATGGTCACACATCACAGGAATAGACGTGTTTAAAGGTGGTATAAACCAGAGCCTAGAATTTGAAATGCTATTAAAAGAAAAATTCGGGGATAAATGGATCGAAAAATTTGAATCCTACAAAAGATTCTTCAAAGAACTCCCATTCGCCATCCGGACAAAAAATAGGGTGTTTATAAGCCATGCAGGACCGTCAAAGCACATAAAGGGCCTAGATGATATAATCAGAATAAAAGAAGACGGCTACCAAAGCCCAGCAGTCTATGAGATGCTATGGAACCGTTACGGCTCCTACCTAGAAAAGGATATAGATGAATTCCTAGACAGGGTTAAATGTAACGCCATGATAGTAGGACACACCCCAGTAGACGGCTTCCAAATCATAGGCAACCAGATCATACTATCATCAAGTTACAGTGCAGGGAGAAAAGCCTACATAAACCTAGACATAAAAAAGAGAATAGAAAGCGCCCAAGACCTTATCCCCATGATAGAATTCATACAATATTAA
- a CDS encoding radical SAM protein produces MSDKITLLTYGCNFKCKYCFFKPLAYKNLPIKELYKIIYNMMGEYELSRIMIAGGEPTLQEDLPGLTKLLDGKFYTILSTNGSHLLKIIDELKVNEVHVSLKAFNDKKHKILTSKSNNSTLEAIEYLGENKEDLGFKVEISTVLIPNIIEISEIDKIAKFIGEWDLPYHIIAHVPSKLKAPRPTKKLIEEAKKTSKKYLSKVSTSLESRKHIKGEKIII; encoded by the coding sequence TTGAGTGATAAGATAACACTTCTAACATATGGTTGTAATTTCAAGTGCAAATATTGCTTCTTCAAACCGTTAGCTTACAAAAACTTGCCAATAAAAGAATTATATAAGATCATATACAATATGATGGGAGAATACGAGCTTTCGAGGATTATGATAGCGGGTGGCGAGCCAACTCTACAAGAAGACCTTCCAGGGTTGACAAAACTCTTAGATGGCAAATTTTACACGATATTATCCACTAACGGCTCCCATCTCCTTAAGATAATAGACGAATTAAAGGTTAATGAGGTTCATGTGAGCCTTAAAGCCTTCAATGACAAGAAACATAAGATTCTCACCTCCAAGTCGAACAACAGCACCCTCGAGGCCATAGAATACCTTGGAGAAAACAAGGAAGACCTCGGATTTAAAGTGGAAATCTCAACCGTACTCATACCAAATATTATAGAAATTTCCGAGATTGATAAAATTGCGAAATTCATTGGAGAATGGGATCTGCCATATCATATCATAGCCCATGTTCCCTCCAAGTTAAAGGCGCCAAGACCAACCAAGAAACTGATAGAGGAAGCGAAAAAAACTAGCAAAAAATACCTCTCAAAGGTGTCAACATCACTAGAATCCAGAAAGCATATAAAAGGAGAGAAGATAATAATCTAA
- a CDS encoding LL-diaminopimelate aminotransferase, with the protein MLTLINENYLHLEESYLFSKINQKVEDYQGKNPEANIISMGIGDVTRPLPHAVIEAFHRAVDEMAEKETFKGYGPEQGYPFLRRAIIENDYKPRGVKLSLGEVFISDGAKCDTANIQEIFSKDNKVAITDPVYPVYVESNVMAGRGGPLDKEGRYKNITYLPCTAENNFQPPLPEERVDLIYLCYPNNPTGTSLTKDQLREWVDYAMDNKSIILFDGAYEAYIQEERIPHSIYEIEGAREVAIEFRSFSKTAGFTGVRCAYTIVPEELEAEDTQGKTHQVNRLWNRRQTTKFNGVSYPVQVAAAATYTKRGQREIQESIGYYMENARIIRENLKEAGLEYYGGVNAPYIWVKTPGMSSWEFFDKLLEEAQVVVTPGTGFGPHGEGYIRISAFNSRKNTERAMERIKGLEF; encoded by the coding sequence ATTTTGACGCTAATCAATGAAAATTACCTACACCTAGAAGAAAGTTACCTGTTCTCCAAGATCAACCAAAAAGTGGAAGACTACCAGGGAAAAAACCCAGAAGCCAACATAATAAGCATGGGTATAGGGGATGTTACAAGACCATTACCCCATGCTGTTATAGAAGCATTCCACAGGGCAGTTGATGAAATGGCCGAAAAGGAAACATTCAAGGGATACGGTCCTGAACAGGGCTACCCTTTCTTAAGGAGGGCGATAATAGAAAACGACTACAAGCCAAGAGGCGTTAAACTAAGCCTAGGGGAGGTTTTCATAAGTGATGGTGCTAAATGCGACACTGCAAACATCCAGGAAATATTCAGTAAAGACAATAAAGTCGCCATAACAGACCCGGTATATCCGGTGTATGTGGAGAGTAATGTCATGGCAGGCCGCGGAGGGCCACTAGACAAGGAAGGCCGTTACAAGAATATCACATACTTGCCATGCACCGCAGAGAACAACTTCCAACCACCCTTACCCGAGGAAAGAGTAGATCTGATCTATCTTTGCTATCCGAACAATCCCACGGGGACGAGTTTGACAAAAGACCAGCTGAGGGAATGGGTGGATTATGCCATGGACAACAAGAGTATAATATTATTTGACGGAGCATATGAAGCCTATATCCAGGAGGAGAGGATACCGCATAGTATCTATGAGATAGAGGGGGCTAGGGAGGTTGCAATAGAGTTCAGGAGCTTTTCAAAGACAGCCGGTTTCACTGGTGTAAGGTGTGCCTATACAATCGTACCCGAGGAACTGGAGGCAGAGGACACCCAGGGCAAAACCCACCAGGTAAACAGGTTATGGAACAGGCGACAGACCACAAAATTCAATGGGGTATCATATCCAGTACAGGTTGCAGCAGCTGCAACATACACAAAAAGGGGACAAAGGGAAATCCAAGAATCAATAGGATACTATATGGAAAATGCGAGGATAATCAGAGAAAACCTAAAAGAAGCTGGACTAGAATATTATGGGGGGGTTAATGCACCCTATATTTGGGTTAAAACACCGGGTATGAGTTCATGGGAGTTCTTCGACAAACTACTAGAAGAAGCCCAGGTAGTTGTGACACCAGGCACGGGATTCGGACCCCACGGGGAAGGATACATCCGAATATCAGCCTTTAACAGTCGAAAAAATACAGAAAGGGCAATGGAGAGGATAAAAGGATTAGAGTTCTGA